In Streptomyces sclerotialus, one genomic interval encodes:
- a CDS encoding SURF1 family protein codes for MYRFLLTPRWWGINVFVLLAIPVCVFMGSWQLSRFEDRVDTHQQQEHRAADAEAAAARPVTELLPVDKNTSGRRATATGHYDTGHQLLVPDRKLGERTGFYVLTMLRTDGGKALPVVRGWLPGDADAKADAAKVPAPPRGEVTVTGALQASENQGTQGAQTGGGLPKGQLGMISAASLVNIVPYDVYDAWVTVSDAQAPLKAVPPTAAEGSGLDLKAFQNLGYTGEWFVFAGFVLFMWFRLFRRESEAARDAALGIPTDEPGIPTDEPGGPATRPGTQVGSGTQVGSGTQVGSGTQVGSDTQVGGETTGAAEPGVTSRS; via the coding sequence GTGTACCGGTTCCTGCTCACCCCGCGATGGTGGGGAATCAACGTCTTCGTCCTGCTGGCGATCCCCGTGTGCGTCTTCATGGGCAGCTGGCAGCTGAGCCGCTTCGAGGACCGAGTCGACACGCACCAGCAGCAGGAACACCGGGCGGCCGACGCCGAGGCCGCGGCCGCCCGCCCGGTGACCGAGCTACTGCCCGTCGACAAGAACACCTCGGGCCGGCGCGCCACCGCGACCGGGCACTACGACACCGGTCATCAGCTGCTCGTCCCGGACCGGAAGCTCGGCGAACGGACCGGCTTCTACGTGCTGACCATGCTGCGTACGGACGGCGGCAAGGCGCTGCCGGTCGTACGCGGCTGGCTGCCGGGCGACGCGGACGCGAAGGCCGACGCGGCGAAGGTGCCGGCGCCGCCGCGCGGTGAGGTGACCGTCACCGGCGCGCTGCAGGCCTCGGAGAACCAGGGCACGCAGGGCGCGCAGACGGGCGGCGGCCTGCCGAAGGGCCAGCTCGGCATGATCAGCGCGGCGTCGCTGGTCAACATCGTGCCGTACGACGTGTACGACGCGTGGGTCACCGTCTCCGACGCCCAGGCCCCGCTGAAGGCCGTACCGCCGACCGCGGCCGAGGGCAGCGGGCTGGACCTCAAGGCGTTCCAGAACCTCGGCTACACCGGCGAGTGGTTCGTCTTCGCGGGCTTCGTGCTCTTCATGTGGTTCCGCCTCTTCCGCCGCGAATCCGAAGCCGCCCGCGACGCGGCCCTGGGCATCCCGACGGATGAACCGGGCATCCCGACGGATGAACCGGGCGGCCCGGCAACGCGCCCGGGCACTCAGGTGGGATCGGGCACTCAGGTGGGATCGGGCACTCAGGTGGGATCGGGCACTCAGGTGGGATCGGACACTCAGGTCGGAGGGGAGACGACGGGGGCGGCTGAGCCGGGCGTCACCTCGCGGTCCTGA